The Streptomyces sp. YIM 121038 sequence CGGGCGCCGCCTACATTGACTGCCCCCAGGGCATCACCACGCCCATGGTTCTGAACAACGGCAGCCACTTCGTCTACGTCCACGGCGGCAGCGTCAGTAGCAGCATCGATGCCTCCGACACCGGCAACACCGACACCATCCTCATCCAAGCCCCCAACGGCTCTGACAACACCGGCAGCTATTCCAAGGGCTCGGATACCCCTGGGCGTGGCGGCCGGGGTGCCGACGGCATCACCGGCACCGGCGCCGTCACCACCCACGGCGGCACTCTCAACCTCGCTGTCCAGGCAGGCACCGGCGGCAACGGCAACACCGGCAGCAGCACCCTTGGCATCGGTGGCCACGGCGGCACCGCCATCGCCGGCACGATCACCACGAACGGCGGCAGCAGCATCAGCGCCGCCGGTGGCAACGGCGGCAACGGCAACGGCAACGGCAATCTGCGCGGTGGCGACGGCGGTAACGCCATCAGCGGCACCGTTACCGCCGACACCAGCAACACCACTACTGTCCTGGCCCGCGGTGGCAACGGCGGCACAGGTCATAGCGCAGGTGGCGGCGGCGCAGGTGTCAGCGGCGAAGTCGATGCCCGTTGGGCCTCACAGTTCACTCTGTCCAGCACCGGGGGCAACGGCGGCGCCGGCTACTTCAGTGGTGCTGGCGGCGGCGCCGGTATCGGCGGAGCCGGCGCCAGCCACAGCCGGGATCTGGCCGCCACCGGGGGCGGCAACGCCCGAGTCGCCGGCCCCGGCGGCAGCAAGGGCTACGCGAAGGTTACGGGAGGCAACGGCGGCAACGGACTCAGCGGAGGCACTGCCGGTGGCGGGGGCGCTGGCACCGGCGGTGGCGGGGGGGACGTCAATAACGGTCAGGGCAACGGTGGCAGCGGTGGCAACGCCGAGGTCGAGGGCGTCAGCATCACCTCCGTCAGCGCCGGAGGCTACGGCGGCAGCGGGGACGGCGGCAATAGCGGGGGCGGCGGGGGCGGTGCCGGCATCGGCGGTGGTGGCGGTGGCAGCGTCAGCGTGGGCGGCGCAGGTGAGAACGCCAGCTTCCGCGGTCTCAATGTAGGCACCCCTGGCCTCGGCGGCATTCCCGGCGGCGGCAGGGGTGATTCCACCGGCAGCGGAGGCAGCGGTGGGGGCGGCTTCATGCCCTGACAGCGGCCATGCCAAGCGGTAGGGCCGAGGGCTGGCGCGGCAGCTGATGCTCCGTTTCCAGCCCCCTCCGCCCGAGGCGCATTCCATGGGTCGTCGCAACACAGTGGTCAACTGGCTGCCGCCAGGAGCTTAGCGAGACGCTCGGCTGGGGTTTCCCAGCCGAGCGTTTTACGTGGGCGGCCGTTGAGTTCGGCGGCCACGGCGTCCAGTGAGGCGTCGCCCGGTGTGTGGGCACAGGGGCTCATGCCGCGATTGTGAGTCGATCTGCTCGTAGGTGCTGTTGTTCGAACTCTGTGGGCGAGAGGTAGCTGAGGGCACTGTGGCGTCTGCGCGTGTTGTAGTAGGTGAGCCACTGGAAGATCTCCAGCCTTGCCTGGCGCACCGTCGAGAACAGCCTCTCGTGCATCGTCTCCCTCTTGAGCCCCTGCCAGAACGACTCGGCGAGGGCATTGTCGTAGCTCAAGCCGGCCCGGCCCATGCTCCTGCGGATCCCGAAACCCGCGCAGACCTGGGCGAACGCGTCCGAGGTGTATTGCGCGCCTCTGTCCGTATGGAAGATCACCCCGCCGACGCTGCCGACGCGGCCATCTTCAGGGCGTCGATGACCAGTTCGGACCGCATATGGGTGGCCATCGAGTAGCCGAGCACCCGGCACGAGCAGATGTCCAGGACACAGGCCAGATACAGCCACGAGCCGCCGACCTGCACGTAGGTGATGATTGCCGCACCATTTCTCGTCTGGCTGACGGGCGGAGAAGTCGCGGCGGACGAGGCCGGGGGCGGGTGGTGCGAGCCGGTCGGGGACCGTGGTGCGCTTGCGGCGCCGCAGGTGGCGGCCCTTGATCCCGTGCTTCCTCATGAGGTGCTCGACGCGCTTGCGGTTGACGGTATGCCCGAAGCCCCGCAGCTCGGCGTGGACCCGGCGGACCCCGTACGTGCCCTTGTGCTCGGTGTGGATCTCGCGGATCTCAGCGACCAGGGCGCAGTCCGCGGCCCGCCGCTCGCTGCGGGCCTTCGCCCCGGCGAGCCACCGGTAGTAGCCCGAGCGGGACACGTGAAGGACCCGGCATATCCGCTTGACGCCGAAGTCGGCGCGGTGGGCGGAGATGAAGTCCCAGCGGCGGGTTATGCCCTCATCTCCTTGGCGAAATACGGGGCTGCCCGGCGCAGGACCTCCCGCTCGAGTTCCCACTCCTTCTCGGCCCTGCGCAGCCGGCCGTTCTCCGCCCGCAGCCGCGCCAGTTCCTCATCCCGGCTCTCCGCCGCAGACTCCCCTCCGCGGCTGCTGGCGCGGCCGGCCTGTTCGCCGGCCTGGCGCACCCAACTGCACAGGGTCTCGCCGGTCACCCCGACATCCGCCGCGACCGCGGCATATGTGCGCTTCCCTCCCGCCGTCCGGTACAGCGCCACCGCATCGTTCCTGAACTCCGCCGGATACGGAGACCTTCGTCCCACCAGGACACCCTTCCTCGGATCCACAAGATCCATTGTCAGAGTGTCCACACCACCGGGGGCGCCTCACCACGCACCAGGCCCCACCAGGATGGTCAGCCTCACCAGCGGTTTCGAGGCGGCGCGAGGGGAGAACAAGGTCAGCGGAACGCACGCTCCTGATCATTCTTCGCTCCATCACACATGAACGCACTCCGGATCACACCCCGGGAAGCATGTTCACGTCGTGCGCCCCTGGCCTGCGCCTTCCTGTTGGTACCTGCATCTCGCAACGATGTGCAGCAGTCGTCCCGCCCATCAACGCTGCGGAGGAGGGTGCGATGACGCAAACAGGAGACACGCGCAGGCCGCGGGAGGTAGCCGAGCCCCCGGTCGAGAGCGGTGCATGGGAACGGTACTGGTCTGCCATCGGCAGCAGGGACATTCCTCCCTGGGACACCGATCCGGAAGGGCAGCTGAGCGACTGGTGCCGGCAGGTCAGCGGCCTGCTGCGCCCGGGGTTGCCGTTGATGGACGTGGCCTGCGGCAACGGACACCAGACGTCGTGGCTGGCACAGCGCTTCGCCACCTCTGTGGGTCCGGTCATCGGTGTGGATGTATCTGCAACGGCCGTGGCTCTGGCCCGCGAGCAGCAGTTGCACCTGTCCGGAGTCGACTATCCGGGGGTGCGTTTCGAGGTTGTCGATGTTCTCGACGACCAGGCGGTGAAGGCACTGGCCGCGCGTACCGGGCCGGCCAATGTGTGGGTGCGGTTCCTGCTGCACCTGCTGGACGATGACGACGCTCGTCGGCGCGCGATCGCTTCCCTCGCTACCCTCGCGGGCGGGCAGGGGAGGATCTTCGACTACGAGTTCCTGGCGCAGGAGCCGGGGAAGATGGAGGGCTATGCCGCTCGGCACACCAGTGTCCGCGCGGTATTCGAGGCGGGCGTGCGGCCGGGGCAGCTGATGCCCCGGGAACTGGCCGCCCTCTACCGCGACGCGGGCCTGACGGTGCTGACCGAACGCAGCGACGAGTTCCACGGCGCACACGGTCCGGCCGAGGGCACCTTCCACGCGGAATGGATCGTCGCAGGGGGTGAGCGCGATGCCGCTGCTGTGTAGGCCCGCAGTTGCCGTGCCCGAGCACGTGATCACGCAAGACGACACCCTGGCACTCGCCGCGCGACTGCACGCCGACCACCCGCAACTGCGCCTGGTGCTACGTCTGATCGAGCACACCGGCGTGGT is a genomic window containing:
- a CDS encoding class I SAM-dependent methyltransferase, which gives rise to MTQTGDTRRPREVAEPPVESGAWERYWSAIGSRDIPPWDTDPEGQLSDWCRQVSGLLRPGLPLMDVACGNGHQTSWLAQRFATSVGPVIGVDVSATAVALAREQQLHLSGVDYPGVRFEVVDVLDDQAVKALAARTGPANVWVRFLLHLLDDDDARRRAIASLATLAGGQGRIFDYEFLAQEPGKMEGYAARHTSVRAVFEAGVRPGQLMPRELAALYRDAGLTVLTERSDEFHGAHGPAEGTFHAEWIVAGGERDAAAV